The proteins below come from a single uncultured Carboxylicivirga sp. genomic window:
- a CDS encoding serine hydrolase domain-containing protein: MKKNRSKLVVRILLAVVTLISLYYVPWPIVSAWIKPLPNTIQQQVNAATDMGFDGIIVYVDEAGKEPGFYAAGYKNRENKTPADPHSLFKIASVSKLYTAVSIAKLVNSGHLTLDSTLAFYFPELNGRIENADRITVRMMVQHRSGIPNFTDINNYWAHPKQSESERLDLILDLPANFEPNTRYEYCNTNYLLLSMLIEKVSGVSRFQYITKNILEPLNLHNTYGSIKNVNLDDVMSGYYVGYQYDLKTDDNGAMLATAHDLGIFIRALNDGSVFKNAKEQEIYTSIYRYDHTGLMPGYQTIARYYKDMDAVVIQFTNTVNFSGYNWNLSEVNYNRIIKILRKQS, encoded by the coding sequence ATGAAGAAGAATAGAAGTAAACTGGTTGTTAGAATTTTATTGGCTGTTGTAACACTTATCTCACTTTACTATGTGCCCTGGCCCATTGTATCGGCTTGGATCAAACCATTGCCCAATACCATTCAGCAACAGGTTAATGCAGCTACCGATATGGGTTTCGATGGTATAATTGTATATGTTGATGAAGCTGGGAAGGAGCCGGGCTTTTACGCTGCCGGATATAAAAACCGGGAAAACAAAACTCCTGCCGATCCTCATTCCTTATTTAAAATTGCGAGTGTTAGTAAACTTTATACGGCTGTTTCTATCGCCAAACTCGTGAACAGCGGACATCTAACTTTAGACAGTACGCTGGCTTTTTACTTTCCTGAATTAAATGGCCGAATAGAAAATGCAGATAGAATAACCGTGAGAATGATGGTTCAACATCGTAGCGGAATTCCAAATTTTACCGATATCAATAATTACTGGGCTCATCCAAAACAAAGCGAAAGCGAACGTTTGGATTTGATTCTTGATTTACCTGCCAATTTCGAACCCAATACCCGTTACGAATATTGCAATACCAATTACTTGCTACTGTCGATGTTAATCGAAAAGGTGTCGGGCGTAAGCCGATTTCAGTACATCACCAAAAATATTTTAGAGCCATTGAATCTTCACAACACTTATGGTTCCATAAAAAATGTGAATTTAGATGATGTGATGAGTGGATATTATGTTGGTTATCAATACGACTTAAAAACCGACGATAATGGCGCTATGCTGGCAACAGCTCACGATTTGGGAATTTTTATACGAGCATTAAACGATGGGTCGGTGTTTAAAAATGCCAAAGAGCAAGAAATTTATACTTCTATTTATCGATACGATCACACCGGATTGATGCCCGGTTATCAAACCATTGCCAGGTATTATAAAGATATGGATGCTGTGGTGATTCAGTTTACCAATACAGTAAACTTTAGTGGTTATAACTGGAATCTATCAGAAGTAAATTACAATCGAATTATTAAAATACTTCGAAAACAGTCTTGA
- a CDS encoding NAD(P)-dependent alcohol dehydrogenase, producing the protein MKAIKCLKYGDAENLVLTEVKKPTPKNNEVLIKIKATSVTTSDVLIRGLKASPLARFMVQIIFGFNKPRNPILGMVTSGVIESIGKDVTTFKIGDEVFAYGSVSPAKRHFGSYAEYICLPEDWNIALKPTNKSFEEAAAIPYGGLLASHLLKKTSINSGDKVLIYGASGSIGTMAIQLAKLAGAHVTSVCSSRNFELVKSLGSDEIIDYTAKNAASKLKSYKYVIDAVGNSKSSELKKKSKKSLTQNGKYISIDQGTPLTPKDAFLNLKTLAEQEKIKPVIDSIYPLEEMTEAHKYVERGHKRGNVIITI; encoded by the coding sequence ATGAAAGCAATTAAATGTTTAAAATACGGTGATGCTGAAAATCTGGTATTGACAGAAGTAAAAAAGCCAACTCCCAAAAACAATGAAGTGCTAATTAAGATAAAAGCTACTTCAGTAACTACCAGCGATGTTCTTATACGTGGATTAAAAGCATCCCCTCTTGCCCGATTTATGGTACAAATTATATTCGGCTTTAATAAACCAAGAAATCCAATTTTAGGAATGGTTACCTCAGGTGTTATAGAAAGTATAGGAAAAGATGTCACCACATTTAAAATTGGTGATGAAGTATTTGCCTATGGCTCTGTTTCACCAGCCAAACGCCATTTTGGTTCTTATGCCGAATATATTTGCCTGCCCGAAGATTGGAATATTGCCCTTAAACCAACAAATAAAAGTTTTGAGGAAGCAGCAGCTATTCCGTACGGCGGTTTACTTGCTTCGCATTTATTAAAAAAGACAAGCATAAACAGCGGCGACAAAGTTTTAATTTATGGAGCGTCAGGAAGTATTGGCACCATGGCAATACAATTGGCAAAGCTTGCCGGGGCCCATGTTACGAGTGTTTGCAGTAGTCGAAACTTTGAATTAGTAAAGTCTTTAGGTAGTGATGAGATAATCGATTACACTGCAAAAAATGCTGCTTCGAAACTGAAATCCTATAAATATGTAATCGATGCTGTTGGAAATTCTAAATCCTCAGAATTGAAAAAGAAAAGCAAGAAATCACTTACACAAAATGGTAAATACATTTCCATTGATCAAGGAACTCCTTTAACTCCCAAAGATGCTTTTCTTAATTTAAAAACGTTAGCTGAACAAGAGAAGATTAAGCCTGTTATTGATAGCATATATCCTTTAGAAGAAATGACCGAAGCACATAAATATGTGGAGAGAGGCCACAAAAGAGGTAATGTGATAATTACCATATAA
- a CDS encoding serine hydrolase domain-containing protein, with amino-acid sequence MTKKNIKRILRIAFIVASISSLFFVPWLLVKAWILPLPDTVQEQLDEAIDHGFDGMIVYIDQAGQPPQYFASGWHNRESQILANPHALFKIASISKLYDAVAVTKLVSDGRLSLDKTIADYLPELVGRIAYAEEITLRLMIQHRSGIPNFTDSPNFWANPTQTYEESLALILDQPANFEPGEDYEYCNTNYLLINKIMDDALGYSNFQFIQEEILKPLNLNQTFGSLNEVDLEDVMSGYHVGHPFDLKADEHGMLATAEDVGTFVRALNEASLPGRQGSLFAPGEQEIYSSVYKYEHAGWVPGYQSFAKYHKDIDAVIVEFYSTTDPKLYNWNLSEIINNRIVKILKKQ; translated from the coding sequence ATGACAAAGAAAAATATAAAACGAATTCTGAGAATAGCTTTTATAGTTGCATCAATATCCTCCTTATTTTTTGTTCCATGGTTATTGGTAAAGGCTTGGATACTTCCCCTGCCTGATACTGTTCAGGAGCAGTTAGACGAAGCCATTGATCATGGCTTTGATGGAATGATTGTTTATATAGACCAGGCCGGACAGCCACCTCAATATTTTGCTTCCGGCTGGCATAATCGCGAATCCCAGATACTTGCCAATCCACATGCATTATTTAAGATTGCCAGCATTAGTAAGCTATATGATGCGGTGGCTGTCACCAAATTAGTAAGTGACGGACGGCTTTCGCTGGACAAAACCATAGCTGATTATTTACCGGAACTGGTGGGAAGAATTGCTTATGCTGAAGAAATTACCTTACGGCTGATGATACAGCATAGAAGTGGCATCCCCAATTTTACTGACTCTCCTAATTTTTGGGCAAACCCAACCCAAACCTATGAAGAAAGTCTGGCATTGATACTGGATCAGCCGGCCAACTTCGAACCTGGCGAAGACTACGAATATTGTAATACCAATTATCTTTTAATTAATAAGATAATGGATGATGCATTAGGTTATAGCAACTTTCAATTCATTCAGGAAGAAATACTGAAACCGTTAAACCTTAACCAGACCTTCGGTTCGCTCAATGAAGTTGATCTGGAGGATGTAATGAGTGGCTATCATGTTGGGCACCCCTTTGATTTAAAGGCTGACGAACATGGCATGTTAGCAACTGCTGAAGACGTGGGCACTTTTGTGCGGGCATTAAATGAAGCCAGCCTGCCCGGTAGGCAGGGATCATTGTTTGCACCGGGGGAACAGGAAATATATTCTTCTGTTTATAAGTATGAACATGCAGGTTGGGTTCCGGGATACCAAAGTTTTGCAAAATACCACAAAGATATTGATGCTGTAATTGTTGAGTTTTATAGTACAACTGATCCTAAATTATACAATTGGAACTTATCTGAAATCATCAACAATAGAATTGTTAAAATTCTGAAGAAGCAATAA
- a CDS encoding type II CAAX endopeptidase family protein yields MTLETLSERKEAWKTIIIFLAIVTVLSSLFHYAIVNLYPSRIYIGALMWCPAIAAIITLKLKKRAISSLNWNWGNWKYIRLSYFVPALYGIITYLFIWIFGFGSLANKEAITDWAKELGLIGIGTLNTTSIIIIAIILLGTVEVIRSAATTLGEEIGWRGFFIYELRKVLSFTGVSVFSGVIWATWHWPIIVYYGENVILELASFYVVIISMSFMMTYYTFKSNSLWPAVLFHAVSNVYIQKILPELTIKSEGTEYWLGENGVMFAIVTSVLGIYFWRKALKEKL; encoded by the coding sequence ATGACACTTGAAACTCTATCAGAACGTAAAGAAGCCTGGAAAACAATTATAATTTTCCTTGCCATTGTCACGGTATTAAGTTCGCTTTTTCATTATGCAATAGTGAATTTGTACCCTTCACGGATATACATTGGAGCTTTGATGTGGTGTCCGGCCATAGCTGCAATAATTACACTAAAACTAAAGAAACGAGCTATTTCATCCCTAAACTGGAATTGGGGGAATTGGAAATATATCCGACTCTCTTATTTTGTTCCAGCCTTGTATGGTATCATCACTTATCTGTTTATCTGGATTTTTGGATTTGGAAGTTTAGCAAATAAGGAAGCAATTACAGACTGGGCAAAGGAACTTGGTTTAATTGGAATAGGAACATTAAACACAACATCGATCATAATCATAGCCATTATCTTATTAGGAACTGTTGAAGTAATCAGATCAGCGGCAACAACTTTAGGTGAAGAAATTGGATGGCGGGGATTTTTTATTTATGAATTAAGAAAAGTACTTTCTTTTACTGGTGTTTCTGTTTTCAGTGGGGTTATTTGGGCTACCTGGCACTGGCCGATAATTGTGTATTATGGCGAAAATGTAATCCTGGAATTAGCTTCGTTTTATGTGGTGATTATATCCATGTCGTTTATGATGACCTACTACACTTTTAAATCCAATAGTTTATGGCCGGCTGTACTATTTCATGCCGTAAGCAATGTGTATATTCAAAAAATACTGCCTGAATTAACTATTAAAAGCGAAGGAACTGAATATTGGTTGGGCGAAAACGGAGTTATGTTTGCAATAGTGACTTCTGTTTTAGGCATTTACTTTTGGCGAAAAGCACTAAAAGAAAAATTGTAA
- a CDS encoding Pr6Pr family membrane protein — protein sequence MKTNQAQSVSKRSIDLFIVLTTWLAIIIMVAMSENIVNTFSYFTVLSNLIIALSLTVTLVLPVSKLGRFLTNISVQSSLVEYIIIVSLIYNLFIRSSWIQPVPEFFYNNILHVVTPVLYVLRWILFVPKGKLRLSDSFKWLVFPFAYLFYSLIRGSIVNWYPYFFIDLRDISYIKASENIFFVILLFLLIGLLIVFIDNKINKQSTINEFSLGN from the coding sequence ATGAAAACTAACCAAGCCCAATCTGTATCAAAAAGAAGCATCGATTTATTTATTGTATTAACCACCTGGCTGGCAATTATTATTATGGTGGCAATGTCCGAAAATATAGTTAATACATTTAGCTACTTCACGGTTTTATCTAATCTGATAATAGCATTGAGTTTAACAGTAACGCTTGTATTACCTGTTTCGAAACTGGGACGATTTCTTACCAATATTTCGGTGCAATCCAGTTTGGTAGAGTATATAATCATCGTAAGTTTGATTTACAACTTATTTATCCGATCCTCGTGGATTCAACCTGTTCCTGAGTTTTTTTATAACAACATATTGCATGTTGTTACTCCTGTTTTATATGTATTGCGCTGGATACTGTTTGTACCCAAAGGAAAATTAAGATTGAGCGATAGTTTTAAATGGCTTGTATTTCCTTTTGCGTATCTGTTTTATTCGTTAATTCGTGGAAGTATAGTTAATTGGTATCCTTATTTTTTTATCGATCTAAGAGATATAAGCTACATCAAAGCAAGTGAAAATATTTTCTTTGTTATACTGTTGTTTCTATTGATAGGATTACTGATCGTATTTATTGATAATAAGATAAATAAACAATCGACTATTAATGAGTTTAGTTTAGGCAATTAA
- a CDS encoding DUF1801 domain-containing protein — protein MRYQASTPEEYISQVPEHRKSVLQKLRAVIKENLSEGFEEGINYGMIGYYVPHRIYPNGYHCAPELPLPFLSIASQKNTINLYHSGIYADKELYEWFVAEYPKYTSRKLDMGKSCIRFKKMDEIPYELIGELCSKMSAKEWIDLYERSIKK, from the coding sequence ATGAGATACCAGGCCAGCACACCAGAGGAGTATATTAGTCAGGTACCCGAACATCGAAAAAGCGTATTGCAGAAGTTACGGGCTGTTATTAAAGAGAATCTTTCGGAAGGATTTGAAGAAGGCATCAATTACGGCATGATCGGCTACTATGTCCCTCATCGTATTTATCCCAATGGTTATCATTGCGCCCCGGAACTGCCTTTGCCCTTTTTGAGTATTGCCTCACAAAAGAATACCATTAACCTTTATCACAGTGGAATATATGCTGATAAAGAGTTATACGAATGGTTCGTTGCTGAATATCCGAAATACACATCGCGTAAGTTAGATATGGGAAAAAGCTGTATCCGTTTTAAAAAAATGGATGAAATACCCTATGAGTTAATTGGGGAGCTTTGCTCAAAAATGTCAGCTAAAGAATGGATTGATTTATATGAGAGAAGCATCAAAAAATAA